A region of Maridesulfovibrio sp. DNA encodes the following proteins:
- a CDS encoding cupin domain-containing protein, with protein MTDTLKDIKAASEYITPPGHVLFSALRLAGRIDDQIADCSVADIAPGGGGPNPHHTHEHDHLFVVLAGCVEVKIDEDTIRLSPYESLLVPGNKLHGVWNTSEAHAKVLGISLNRGSEF; from the coding sequence ATGACAGACACTTTAAAAGATATCAAAGCTGCTTCAGAATACATAACTCCTCCCGGACATGTATTGTTTTCAGCACTGCGGCTGGCCGGGCGCATTGATGATCAGATTGCTGATTGTTCTGTTGCCGATATTGCTCCCGGCGGAGGCGGTCCTAATCCGCATCATACCCATGAACACGATCACCTTTTTGTAGTTCTTGCCGGGTGTGTGGAGGTTAAAATAGATGAGGACACAATCAGGTTGTCACCCTATGAGTCTCTACTTGTTCCCGGAAATAAACTTCATGGTGTCTGGAATACTTCTGAAGCTCACGCCAAGGTTTTGGGGATAAGTTTGAACAGGGGCAGTGAATTTTAA
- a CDS encoding AAA family ATPase encodes MTSILKDRELPLDKLRWTLAPEDLPFETTADLTPENEILGQCRGVEAFRFGMGMGLKGYNIFVTGPANTGKQATVKKMLTELSKSDNSPDDLLYVNNFKSTESPILIRMPAGEGAVFKKQVHDFLEGIKREVPQLFESQEYIARKNEIIEMHEKQTREFFQGIEDKVKDSGLVIVNMQMGQYQRPDVVPLVDGEPIRMIQLEEKVDKGRFPREEFERLKERQKELKEEIDSILTQVRKLQKEVKKKSEDVDKLMFVTLAQDLIAPIREKYTDPKILKFFDEMLEEMSNDLDSLRMIGRKPQAAEGGFLFMPPQAETIMHPYQVNLLVDNTEQNSPPVIFEAYPTYRNLFGSIERVMDRHGGWRTDFTKIKAGSFIKANGGYLVINLMDAIVEPGVWQTLKRSLKTEKIEIQTFDPYYFISSTGLKPEPIDMEVKVVVLGEPYLYQLLRHYDPDVPKIFKVRADFETSMDRDADAINSVSNFISRMVEKDRLMPFDRTGVAAIIEQAVRMSGRQEKITTAFPLLADLLGEASYYASRNGSTAVQSKHVDQALDAHRKRSNQTEERLQEMIDRGSLYVDTDGAVTGQVNGLAVYSLGDYSFGKPSRITAVTAMGKGGIINIEREADMSGPTHNKGIFILSGFLRRQFAQEKPLSLTASIAFEQSYGGIDGDSASSTELYALLSSLAEVPIRQDIAVTGSVNQKGEVQPIGGVNQKVEGFYLCCKHAGLTGNQGVMIPEPNVKDLMLRKEIVEAVREGQFHIWSVENIEQGIEILTGHSAGEKDEEGKYPEESIYGKVDARLIELAEGLKNFGSTDDEPEEKKKESGASCGCGK; translated from the coding sequence ATGACCAGCATCCTGAAAGACCGAGAACTGCCGCTTGATAAACTGAGATGGACCCTTGCCCCGGAAGACCTGCCTTTTGAGACCACGGCAGACCTCACTCCTGAAAACGAAATTCTCGGCCAGTGCCGGGGAGTGGAAGCTTTCCGCTTCGGAATGGGAATGGGCCTCAAGGGGTACAATATTTTCGTGACGGGCCCAGCCAACACCGGCAAGCAGGCCACAGTCAAAAAAATGCTCACAGAGCTCTCAAAATCCGATAACAGCCCGGATGACCTGCTTTATGTGAACAATTTCAAATCCACTGAATCCCCAATACTAATCCGCATGCCTGCCGGAGAGGGCGCTGTCTTCAAGAAGCAGGTTCATGATTTTCTTGAAGGCATCAAACGTGAGGTGCCACAGCTTTTTGAAAGTCAGGAATACATAGCCCGCAAAAATGAAATCATTGAAATGCACGAAAAGCAAACCCGTGAATTCTTTCAAGGAATAGAAGACAAAGTTAAGGATTCCGGGCTGGTTATCGTCAACATGCAGATGGGCCAATATCAACGCCCGGACGTAGTTCCGCTTGTAGACGGAGAACCCATCCGCATGATTCAGCTGGAAGAAAAGGTCGACAAGGGCCGCTTCCCCCGTGAGGAATTTGAAAGGCTGAAAGAACGGCAGAAAGAGTTAAAGGAAGAAATCGACAGCATCCTTACACAGGTCCGCAAACTCCAGAAGGAAGTAAAGAAGAAAAGCGAAGACGTGGACAAGCTCATGTTCGTGACTCTGGCACAGGATTTAATCGCACCCATACGGGAAAAATACACCGACCCCAAAATACTCAAGTTTTTTGATGAAATGCTCGAAGAGATGAGCAATGACCTCGATTCCCTGCGTATGATCGGCAGAAAGCCGCAGGCAGCAGAAGGCGGATTCCTGTTCATGCCTCCACAGGCTGAAACAATCATGCATCCTTATCAAGTCAATCTGCTGGTGGATAACACTGAACAGAACAGTCCGCCGGTAATCTTCGAGGCCTACCCTACTTACCGCAACCTGTTCGGCTCCATTGAACGGGTTATGGACAGGCACGGCGGCTGGCGCACGGATTTCACCAAGATCAAAGCCGGTTCTTTCATCAAGGCCAACGGCGGTTATCTGGTCATCAACCTGATGGACGCCATTGTTGAGCCGGGAGTCTGGCAGACCCTGAAACGATCTCTCAAAACTGAAAAAATCGAAATTCAGACTTTCGACCCCTACTACTTCATATCCTCGACAGGCTTAAAGCCGGAACCCATCGATATGGAGGTAAAGGTTGTTGTACTTGGTGAACCGTACCTTTACCAGCTGCTGCGCCATTACGACCCTGATGTACCAAAGATTTTCAAAGTCCGTGCTGATTTTGAGACTTCCATGGACCGTGATGCAGACGCCATAAATTCCGTTTCCAACTTTATCAGCCGTATGGTTGAAAAGGACAGGCTGATGCCTTTTGACCGGACCGGAGTTGCCGCCATAATCGAACAGGCAGTGCGTATGTCCGGACGGCAGGAAAAGATCACCACCGCCTTCCCGCTGCTGGCCGACCTGCTGGGAGAAGCCAGCTACTATGCGTCACGCAACGGCTCCACCGCAGTGCAATCAAAGCACGTGGACCAAGCGCTTGACGCCCACCGTAAACGTTCAAACCAGACCGAAGAGCGCTTGCAGGAAATGATCGACCGCGGCAGCCTCTACGTTGATACTGACGGTGCTGTTACCGGTCAGGTCAACGGACTGGCAGTCTATTCCTTGGGCGACTACTCCTTCGGCAAGCCCTCGCGCATCACTGCCGTAACAGCCATGGGCAAGGGCGGGATCATCAACATTGAACGTGAAGCTGATATGTCCGGTCCGACCCATAACAAAGGGATATTCATCCTTTCCGGTTTCCTGCGCCGCCAGTTCGCGCAGGAAAAACCGCTCTCCCTGACCGCCAGTATCGCCTTTGAACAGTCTTACGGCGGAATCGACGGAGACTCAGCTTCATCCACCGAACTATACGCTCTGCTCTCCTCCCTTGCCGAAGTCCCAATCCGGCAGGATATTGCCGTGACCGGATCGGTTAACCAGAAAGGAGAAGTTCAGCCCATCGGCGGGGTCAACCAGAAGGTGGAAGGCTTCTACCTCTGCTGTAAGCATGCCGGACTGACCGGTAATCAGGGCGTCATGATCCCCGAGCCAAACGTCAAGGACCTCATGCTACGCAAGGAGATTGTGGAAGCGGTCCGTGAAGGCCAGTTCCATATCTGGTCTGTGGAAAACATTGAGCAGGGAATCGAAATACTGACCGGGCATTCCGCCGGAGAAAAGGATGAAGAAGGAAAGTATCCTGAGGAGTCCATCTACGGCAAGGTAGACGCACGACTTATCGAATTAGCCGAAGGTCTCAAGAACTTCGGCAGCACAGATGATGAACCGGAAGAAAAGAAAAAAGAAAGCGGTGCAAGTTGTGGCTGCGGTAAGTAA
- a CDS encoding type 1 glutamine amidotransferase domain-containing protein, with product MKLSGQRVLMFIDNVFEDMELLYPYYRLIEEGAEVVVAGPEYGEVYTGKNGYPFSSTAAIEDMNADDFDLLVIAGGFAPDKLRRDPKVLELTRQIHEAGKVVAHICHGGWIPISAKIMKGYKCTSTPGIKDDLENAGAIWVDEEVVVDRNQVSSRKPDDLPAFCREIIKLASK from the coding sequence ATGAAACTTAGCGGCCAGCGTGTTTTGATGTTTATCGACAATGTTTTTGAAGATATGGAACTTCTCTATCCTTACTACCGTCTGATTGAGGAAGGTGCGGAAGTTGTTGTCGCCGGTCCTGAATACGGCGAGGTTTATACTGGCAAAAACGGTTATCCCTTCAGCTCTACAGCGGCAATTGAAGATATGAACGCGGATGATTTTGATCTGCTGGTCATAGCCGGAGGATTTGCCCCGGACAAGCTGCGTCGTGATCCAAAGGTGCTGGAACTTACAAGACAAATCCACGAGGCCGGAAAAGTCGTGGCCCACATCTGCCACGGAGGTTGGATTCCCATTTCCGCCAAGATTATGAAGGGATACAAATGCACCTCCACACCCGGAATCAAGGATGATCTTGAAAACGCAGGTGCCATATGGGTAGACGAAGAAGTTGTAGTGGACCGCAATCAGGTTTCTTCCCGCAAACCTGATGATCTTCCCGCATTTTGCCGCGAAATAATCAAACTTGCATCCAAATAG
- a CDS encoding TetR/AcrR family transcriptional regulator yields MSKAYVNYRRKRELISLVAWELFSQKGFSVTSMDDVAKAANVTKQTVYRYFPSKLELFKAVLESYAQKAPKNYNFGQGALAEELYGFAMHFMRFHISPEYLGTMRLLVSEARENTELGAIFYANGPKKSGAMLSTFLRERISGIADADHAASLFVAMLHHVRTPLLLGLCDSVTEEELDKHARYSVDIFLHGCMSKV; encoded by the coding sequence ATGAGTAAGGCATATGTAAATTACCGGCGCAAGCGCGAGTTGATATCGCTGGTTGCCTGGGAGCTGTTTTCGCAAAAGGGGTTTTCCGTTACCAGCATGGACGATGTAGCCAAAGCTGCTAACGTAACCAAGCAGACAGTTTATCGATATTTTCCTTCGAAGCTTGAGTTGTTCAAAGCTGTGCTGGAATCATATGCACAAAAAGCCCCGAAGAATTATAACTTCGGACAGGGTGCTCTGGCGGAAGAATTGTATGGTTTTGCTATGCATTTTATGCGATTCCACATCTCCCCCGAATATCTGGGGACCATGCGCCTGCTGGTGAGTGAAGCAAGGGAAAATACAGAGCTGGGGGCAATCTTTTATGCCAATGGTCCCAAGAAGTCCGGAGCTATGCTGAGTACTTTTTTGAGGGAACGTATTTCCGGTATTGCAGATGCTGACCATGCCGCCTCACTGTTTGTTGCCATGCTGCATCATGTGCGAACTCCTCTGCTTCTGGGGCTTTGTGATTCTGTTACTGAGGAAGAGCTTGATAAACATGCCCGGTATTCCGTGGATATTTTTCTTCATGGGTGCATGTCTAAAGTGTAA
- a CDS encoding DUF2798 domain-containing protein yields MSGCLSLINFGISQKWLLSWGRSFLFAWPLALVLSLFFGKRIFLISRRLARIGVKGEQV; encoded by the coding sequence ATGTCGGGGTGCTTATCCCTGATCAATTTTGGCATATCGCAGAAGTGGCTTTTGAGCTGGGGGCGCAGTTTTTTGTTTGCCTGGCCCCTGGCATTGGTTCTCAGTCTTTTTTTTGGTAAACGGATTTTTCTGATTTCGCGAAGGTTGGCACGTATCGGTGTCAAAGGGGAACAAGTATGA
- a CDS encoding amino acid ABC transporter ATP-binding protein, translating into MDIILELKKVVKCFGKLTAVNHIDLKISRGEKVVIVGPSGSGKSTLLRTMNFLETIDSGEIHFEGKPCGYVYKDGNPVLDSQKNLCALRSEIGMVFQQFNLFPHMTVLQNVMEGQVTVLGKSKDEAREIALQMLDKVGLSDRATVYPVTLSGGQKQRVAIARALAMKPKMMLFDEPTSALDPELVGEVFDTIRSLADDGMTMVIVTHNMGFAREVADTVIFMETGDFIAKGTPSEFFSAETQHPRIKEFMDKLL; encoded by the coding sequence ATGGATATAATTTTAGAACTTAAGAAAGTCGTCAAATGCTTCGGCAAACTGACTGCGGTCAATCACATTGACCTCAAGATCAGCCGGGGTGAAAAAGTGGTCATTGTTGGTCCCAGCGGGTCCGGGAAATCCACCCTGCTGCGGACCATGAATTTCCTTGAGACCATCGACTCCGGGGAAATCCATTTCGAAGGCAAGCCCTGCGGTTATGTTTATAAAGACGGCAATCCGGTGCTTGATTCCCAGAAGAATCTTTGCGCCCTGCGCTCCGAAATCGGCATGGTTTTTCAGCAGTTCAACCTTTTTCCGCACATGACAGTTCTGCAGAACGTTATGGAGGGTCAGGTGACTGTACTTGGCAAGTCCAAGGATGAAGCCCGTGAAATCGCTTTGCAGATGCTGGATAAGGTTGGTCTGTCCGACCGTGCTACCGTCTATCCGGTAACCCTTTCCGGCGGTCAGAAGCAGCGTGTGGCAATCGCCCGTGCGCTGGCCATGAAGCCCAAGATGATGCTTTTTGATGAGCCTACTTCCGCTCTGGACCCGGAACTGGTCGGCGAGGTCTTTGATACAATTCGTTCACTGGCAGATGACGGTATGACTATGGTTATCGTAACCCACAATATGGGATTCGCCCGTGAGGTTGCCGATACCGTAATCTTCATGGAGACCGGAGATTTTATTGCCAAGGGAACTCCGTCAGAATTTTTTTCCGCCGAGACTCAGCATCCGCGTATCAAGGAGTTTATGGATAAACTGCTGTAA
- a CDS encoding Hsp20/alpha crystallin family protein, with protein MPNLMSWGSRELEKLKTDMDKLFNSLCHDYGIPSVCGIIDCTPQTSMQEAGDSLEVSTTMPGFQAEDLEVKVTETSMTIAGKKNVTFGGGRQTSHFKKTLPLPCRVDPDNVTATFKDGVLKIVLHKCIIKPQKVISITSE; from the coding sequence ATGCCAAACCTTATGTCGTGGGGAAGCCGGGAACTGGAAAAATTAAAGACAGATATGGACAAGCTATTCAACAGCCTCTGTCATGATTACGGCATCCCATCTGTATGTGGAATAATAGACTGCACCCCGCAGACAAGCATGCAAGAGGCAGGAGACTCACTGGAAGTGAGCACCACCATGCCCGGATTTCAGGCTGAAGATCTTGAAGTAAAAGTTACCGAGACCTCCATGACCATTGCCGGAAAAAAGAACGTCACTTTTGGAGGGGGGCGACAGACCAGTCATTTCAAAAAAACTCTGCCCCTGCCCTGCCGCGTGGACCCTGACAATGTAACTGCCACTTTTAAAGACGGAGTACTGAAAATAGTGCTCCACAAATGTATCATCAAGCCTCAAAAAGTTATTTCCATAACCTCAGAATAG
- a CDS encoding amino acid ABC transporter substrate-binding protein — MKRVLVILMVAMMLAFATTAMAGDGSFERVQKAGKLTIGLDDTFAPMGFRQDDGTLVGFDVDAAEEVGKRLGIKIVWQPTAWSGVVHSLNANKFDCIWNGMTITPEREKAVSFSKPYIMDGQIAVITMGNKAIKAHKDLGGKVVGVQKGSPALEAAKSLKPAPKEIREYDTNVKALLDLESGRLDGVVVDNIAGRYSMAQRPGKYVALPGYITSEAFGIAFRQGEDSLREAVQKTIDAMIADGTMGKISRKWFGEDVTNPAKW, encoded by the coding sequence ATGAAAAGGGTATTAGTAATTCTCATGGTTGCAATGATGCTGGCATTTGCAACTACCGCAATGGCAGGTGACGGTTCCTTTGAGCGAGTGCAGAAAGCAGGTAAACTCACCATCGGTCTTGATGACACTTTTGCTCCCATGGGCTTTCGTCAGGATGACGGAACCCTGGTTGGTTTCGACGTGGATGCCGCTGAAGAAGTAGGCAAACGCCTCGGTATTAAAATCGTGTGGCAGCCCACCGCTTGGTCCGGTGTCGTTCACTCCCTGAACGCCAATAAATTTGACTGTATCTGGAACGGCATGACCATCACCCCTGAGCGTGAAAAAGCTGTTTCTTTTTCCAAGCCTTACATTATGGACGGCCAGATTGCCGTTATCACCATGGGCAACAAAGCCATCAAGGCTCACAAAGACCTCGGCGGTAAAGTTGTCGGCGTGCAGAAAGGTTCTCCAGCACTTGAGGCCGCAAAGTCCCTCAAGCCAGCACCCAAAGAAATCCGTGAGTACGACACCAACGTTAAAGCTCTGCTCGACCTTGAATCCGGTCGTCTTGACGGAGTTGTTGTAGATAACATCGCAGGCCGTTACTCCATGGCTCAGCGTCCCGGTAAATATGTTGCGCTTCCCGGTTACATTACCAGCGAAGCTTTCGGTATTGCTTTCCGTCAGGGTGAAGATTCCCTGCGTGAAGCTGTGCAGAAGACCATTGACGCTATGATTGCTGACGGCACCATGGGTAAAATCTCCCGCAAATGGTTCGGTGAAGATGTCACCAACCCCGCTAAATGGTAA
- a CDS encoding acyltransferase family protein: MNQRMYFLDNLRALVIFLVVVMHVSLCYMKYAPSWWFVIDPAQSMFFTYVVMLIDVPIMAIMFFLAGYFALPSLQKHGMHRFWAGKLRRIVIPWVIGVLFLSPPAMYMILLSRGKAPGYMEFWAGQFWTSMFSQSVFWFLGILTLFYLILSGFYRISPRLQSPPRMSRMPSPLLPILFITATAGIFLGMNQFFPVDTWISRYYLIVFQPLRLGVYLLYFWLGILAWKRNWFTRQGYTPKLFPWLVVCLVSAVVYLTFKGMMAPRGNEFPIQLGNALAFNVFAYSTLMTGVALFRRAINNSGGFWKSFSASSYGIYLFHSLAVYYGAYYLLNFKASPFIKAPILLICSVLSCWVLTVALKKVKVIARIL; this comes from the coding sequence ATGAATCAACGTATGTATTTTCTGGATAACTTGCGTGCGCTGGTGATTTTTCTAGTCGTTGTAATGCACGTTTCGCTTTGTTATATGAAATATGCACCGTCATGGTGGTTTGTTATCGATCCGGCACAGAGTATGTTTTTCACTTACGTTGTAATGCTTATCGATGTACCCATCATGGCTATAATGTTTTTTCTGGCCGGATATTTTGCCCTTCCGTCTCTTCAGAAGCACGGCATGCACAGATTCTGGGCCGGTAAATTACGGCGGATAGTTATTCCATGGGTGATCGGAGTTCTGTTTCTTTCGCCTCCGGCCATGTATATGATTTTGCTTTCGAGAGGCAAGGCTCCGGGATACATGGAGTTCTGGGCCGGACAGTTCTGGACTTCCATGTTCAGTCAGTCTGTTTTCTGGTTTCTTGGAATTTTGACTTTGTTTTACCTTATACTCAGCGGTTTTTACCGGATTTCACCCCGGCTGCAAAGCCCGCCGCGTATGAGCCGTATGCCATCACCGTTGTTGCCGATACTGTTCATCACTGCAACTGCCGGGATATTCCTGGGGATGAATCAGTTTTTCCCTGTTGATACATGGATCAGTCGTTATTACCTGATTGTTTTTCAGCCGCTCAGGCTGGGTGTTTATCTGCTCTATTTCTGGCTGGGCATTTTGGCTTGGAAACGCAACTGGTTTACCCGACAGGGCTATACTCCAAAGTTGTTTCCATGGCTGGTTGTCTGCCTTGTGTCCGCAGTAGTATACCTGACTTTCAAAGGAATGATGGCTCCCAGAGGGAATGAATTTCCTATCCAGCTTGGTAATGCCTTGGCCTTTAACGTCTTTGCTTACAGTACGCTCATGACCGGAGTTGCTCTGTTCAGGAGGGCCATAAACAACTCCGGCGGGTTCTGGAAGTCCTTCTCGGCCAGTTCTTACGGCATTTATTTATTTCATTCTCTCGCAGTATACTATGGGGCTTACTACTTGCTGAACTTCAAGGCCTCCCCGTTTATCAAAGCCCCGATCCTGCTGATCTGTTCGGTGCTCAGTTGCTGGGTGCTGACTGTGGCTTTGAAGAAAGTGAAGGTTATCGCGAGGATTCTGTAA
- a CDS encoding ABC transporter permease subunit (The N-terminal region of this protein, as described by TIGR01726, is a three transmembrane segment that identifies a subfamily of ABC transporter permease subunits, which specificities that include histidine, arginine, glutamine, glutamate, L-cystine (sic), the opines (in Agrobacterium) octopine and nopaline, etc.): MASLFLLFALLIFPAFSTASVDADSLLKQARNALAVGQIGEAVNFFEQIPAPGAEGDDGQFVYSRMQLARISYSMKNPGKARSYAEQVVAVYPDNVEAQNFLTSLDRETKPEWQKTLEDCKRFMPNLLKGASMTLVLVFFTMIVSPIGGLFIALGKISRMQPFTALSWFIIWFFRGTPLLLQLFFIYYGLPAIGITLSPLAAALIGLGINYSAYLAEIIRAGIESIDDGQTEAAKALGMTYGQTMRRVIIPQTYKRIIPPMANEFIALIKDTALVSTIAMVELMRAADQMFNAYFNVTVLVMAAVIYLIFTSVFTFLFEKIEYKVGVYERR; encoded by the coding sequence TTGGCCTCGCTCTTTCTGCTGTTTGCACTTCTGATTTTTCCGGCTTTTTCTACAGCCAGTGTGGATGCTGACTCATTGCTCAAGCAGGCCCGTAATGCTTTGGCCGTAGGACAGATCGGTGAAGCCGTGAATTTTTTTGAGCAGATCCCCGCTCCCGGAGCAGAGGGTGACGACGGTCAGTTTGTCTATTCCCGCATGCAGCTTGCACGTATCAGCTATTCCATGAAAAATCCGGGCAAGGCCCGTTCATACGCAGAACAGGTTGTTGCCGTTTATCCGGACAACGTGGAAGCACAGAATTTCCTGACCTCCCTTGACCGTGAGACCAAGCCTGAGTGGCAGAAGACCCTTGAAGACTGCAAGCGGTTTATGCCGAACCTGCTCAAGGGCGCGAGCATGACGCTCGTGCTGGTTTTTTTCACCATGATCGTTTCACCCATCGGCGGACTTTTTATCGCCCTTGGCAAGATCAGCCGCATGCAGCCGTTCACAGCTTTGAGCTGGTTCATTATCTGGTTTTTCCGCGGCACACCTCTTCTGCTGCAGCTCTTTTTTATCTACTACGGGTTGCCGGCAATCGGCATCACCCTTTCTCCGTTGGCTGCGGCACTTATCGGTCTGGGAATCAACTATTCCGCATATCTTGCCGAGATTATCAGAGCCGGTATCGAATCCATTGACGACGGTCAGACCGAAGCGGCAAAAGCATTGGGCATGACCTACGGCCAGACCATGCGCCGGGTTATCATTCCTCAGACATACAAGCGGATTATCCCGCCCATGGCCAATGAGTTCATTGCTTTGATCAAAGACACCGCGCTGGTTTCCACCATTGCCATGGTTGAGCTTATGCGCGCTGCGGACCAGATGTTCAACGCATATTTCAATGTTACCGTGCTGGTAATGGCTGCTGTTATTTATCTTATTTTTACCTCTGTATTCACCTTCCTTTTCGAGAAGATCGAATACAAGGTCGGGGTATACGAGAGACGTTAA
- a CDS encoding FUSC family membrane protein: MRLVSEFYRIFIRPIDPGLFMSKYAAKSICACLVALLLAYLVGMSTKFLQWSAYGSMVVVVFRAGSTLAKRKAVTRWLTLVVMVLVPFSTVIGNYSVGLEMYLFLLAFAVFFVPVLGVSFATAAIGTLIINLLALTSPDTLIVGLERSGAVLFGATASYLFIFYLWPMKPEKVLNRAGAVALTDIGDYFRAVASSTGSDEDLQNIVEIHERSVESVRRYRRFMEAINVDPVKELGSYEGPSALYALLVRMMEAVVGLANSRQFAEHSAVFKDMRFKFSDLTGRSSVAFDVLAAGLSTGKGQVDLQALDEGIADLESELLRLGAYKRDDGLRDEFLEAWGAIYGLRNLSMEFAEMSKLCCKGGACSVR, encoded by the coding sequence ATGCGTTTAGTTTCAGAATTCTACAGAATATTTATAAGGCCGATTGATCCGGGCCTGTTCATGAGCAAATACGCTGCCAAGTCTATCTGCGCCTGTCTGGTAGCACTGCTGCTGGCTTACCTTGTAGGAATGAGTACCAAGTTCCTGCAATGGTCGGCTTATGGTTCCATGGTGGTGGTTGTTTTCCGTGCAGGTAGTACCCTTGCGAAGCGTAAGGCTGTTACGCGCTGGCTGACGTTGGTTGTGATGGTACTTGTTCCGTTTTCAACTGTGATCGGAAATTATTCGGTCGGGCTGGAGATGTATTTATTTCTGCTGGCCTTTGCCGTTTTTTTTGTTCCTGTGTTGGGGGTGTCGTTTGCCACTGCCGCCATCGGGACGCTGATTATAAATTTACTGGCCTTAACCTCGCCGGATACGCTTATAGTTGGACTGGAGCGTTCAGGGGCGGTTCTTTTCGGGGCGACGGCTTCATATCTTTTCATTTTCTATCTCTGGCCCATGAAGCCGGAAAAAGTCCTTAACCGTGCCGGTGCCGTGGCTTTGACTGATATCGGTGATTATTTCCGTGCGGTAGCATCATCTACGGGCAGTGATGAAGACTTGCAAAACATCGTGGAGATTCATGAGCGCTCTGTGGAATCTGTTCGCCGTTATCGCAGATTCATGGAGGCCATAAACGTTGATCCGGTCAAGGAATTGGGAAGTTATGAGGGACCATCGGCTTTGTATGCACTTCTCGTACGTATGATGGAGGCCGTTGTCGGGCTGGCTAACAGCCGCCAGTTTGCGGAACACAGTGCGGTATTCAAGGATATGCGTTTCAAGTTCAGCGATCTTACGGGACGAAGTTCCGTGGCTTTTGATGTGCTTGCGGCAGGACTTTCCACCGGGAAGGGGCAAGTGGACCTGCAGGCACTGGATGAAGGGATCGCCGATCTGGAAAGCGAATTGCTGCGTCTGGGGGCCTACAAGCGCGATGATGGATTGCGGGATGAGTTCCTCGAGGCCTGGGGAGCTATTTATGGTCTGCGTAACCTCAGCATGGAGTTTGCGGAGATGAGCAAACTCTGTTGCAAAGGAGGAGCCTGCAGTGTTCGCTGA
- a CDS encoding phosphorylase, which produces MKLHKIAIVTAMEQEAHAVCPAPQLEENSAFPILRGTLKNNVSYRCVVSGIGIKRAAEATKLLCTQKPDLILSVGVSGGLAPGLSAGTIVAGTSILSDIEEFESWLEGAAEAQMRSGLIPDCGKIQCGKLFTARKPVLCAQDKLFIHERTGALAVDMESIAVASTAQKMGIPFGCIRAISDDSNRGIPKESLAGVDESGKTQLGPILKAIAKRPGLIFELIPMGRDYSKALKALGEIFG; this is translated from the coding sequence ATGAAATTACATAAAATAGCCATAGTCACAGCCATGGAGCAGGAGGCACACGCAGTCTGCCCCGCACCGCAACTTGAAGAAAACAGTGCTTTTCCCATCCTTCGCGGCACACTCAAAAACAACGTCAGTTATCGATGTGTTGTTTCCGGTATCGGAATAAAGCGGGCTGCAGAGGCAACGAAGCTGCTCTGCACTCAAAAACCGGACTTAATATTGAGTGTCGGGGTTTCAGGAGGGCTTGCGCCGGGACTTTCCGCAGGCACCATTGTGGCGGGAACATCCATTCTTTCAGATATTGAAGAATTTGAGTCCTGGCTAGAAGGGGCTGCAGAGGCACAAATGCGTAGCGGGCTTATCCCGGACTGCGGTAAAATCCAATGCGGTAAACTGTTCACTGCCCGTAAACCTGTACTCTGTGCACAGGATAAACTTTTTATCCATGAACGCACCGGTGCACTGGCAGTGGACATGGAATCCATAGCAGTAGCAAGTACTGCCCAAAAAATGGGTATCCCCTTCGGCTGCATCCGGGCCATAAGCGACGATTCAAATCGTGGTATCCCTAAAGAATCACTGGCCGGAGTTGATGAATCCGGCAAAACACAGCTGGGTCCCATTTTAAAAGCCATAGCCAAACGGCCCGGCTTGATTTTTGAGTTAATTCCCATGGGCAGGGATTATTCAAAAGCTCTAAAAGCGCTGGGGGAAATTTTTGGATAA